From a single Sphingobium lignivorans genomic region:
- a CDS encoding class II 3-deoxy-7-phosphoheptulonate synthase gives MTANWNPASWRDHEGLQMPDYRDAAALAAAEAQLGNFPPLVFAGEARHLTADLAKVANGEAFLLQGGDCAESFAEFHPNNIRDTFRVLLQMAVVLTFASKLPVVKVGRMAGQFAKPRSSATESVGGVELPSYRGDNVNDIAFTAEGREPDPARMIRAYNQSAATLNLLRAFSTGGYASLDRVHGWMLDFMGRSPWAKKFREMADRIGETLDFMKACGLSPETVPQLGGTSFYTSHEALLLPYEQALTRQDSLTGDWYDTSAHMLWIGDRTRFEGSAHVEYLRGIGNPIGMKVGPSLQPDVLLRLLDLLNPAREAGRITLITRYGHDKIEAGLPPLVRAVMREGHPVVWSCDPMHGNVIKAATGYKTRPFERILAEVRGFFAVHRAEGSFGGGIHAEMTGQNVTECTGGAVDVTEQSLADRYHTHCDPRLNAAQSLELAFLLAEMLNDELAERRKQAA, from the coding sequence ATGACGGCGAACTGGAACCCCGCAAGCTGGCGGGATCATGAGGGGCTGCAAATGCCCGACTATCGCGACGCCGCGGCACTGGCCGCGGCCGAGGCTCAGCTTGGCAATTTCCCGCCGCTGGTCTTCGCCGGAGAGGCGCGTCATCTCACCGCGGATCTGGCGAAAGTCGCCAATGGCGAGGCGTTTCTGCTGCAGGGCGGCGATTGCGCGGAGAGCTTCGCCGAGTTCCACCCGAACAATATCCGCGATACGTTCCGCGTGTTGCTGCAGATGGCGGTGGTGCTCACTTTTGCCAGCAAGCTGCCGGTGGTGAAGGTCGGCCGCATGGCCGGGCAGTTCGCCAAGCCCCGTTCGTCCGCGACCGAGTCCGTGGGTGGCGTGGAGCTGCCCAGCTATCGCGGCGACAATGTGAACGACATCGCTTTCACGGCCGAGGGCCGCGAGCCGGACCCGGCGCGCATGATTCGCGCCTACAACCAGTCGGCCGCGACGCTCAATCTGCTGCGCGCCTTCTCCACCGGCGGCTATGCCAGCCTCGACCGGGTGCATGGCTGGATGCTCGATTTCATGGGCCGCAGTCCCTGGGCGAAGAAGTTCCGGGAAATGGCGGATCGCATTGGCGAAACGCTGGATTTCATGAAGGCTTGCGGTCTGTCACCCGAGACGGTGCCGCAGCTTGGCGGCACCAGCTTCTATACCAGCCACGAAGCCTTGCTCCTGCCCTATGAGCAGGCGCTGACCCGGCAGGATTCGCTCACGGGCGACTGGTACGATACCAGCGCGCACATGCTGTGGATCGGCGATCGCACGCGCTTCGAGGGCTCGGCACATGTCGAGTATCTGCGCGGCATCGGCAATCCGATCGGCATGAAGGTCGGCCCCAGCCTGCAGCCCGACGTGCTGCTGCGCCTGCTCGACCTGCTCAATCCCGCGCGCGAAGCGGGCCGGATCACGCTCATCACGCGCTATGGCCATGACAAGATCGAGGCCGGCCTGCCCCCGCTCGTGCGCGCTGTGATGCGGGAGGGGCATCCGGTGGTCTGGTCCTGCGATCCGATGCACGGCAATGTCATCAAGGCCGCGACCGGCTACAAGACGCGCCCCTTCGAGCGGATTCTCGCCGAAGTGCGCGGCTTCTTCGCCGTGCATCGCGCGGAAGGCAGCTTCGGCGGCGGCATCCATGCGGAAATGACCGGCCAGAATGTCACGGAATGCACCGGTGGCGCCGTCGACGTGACGGAGCAGAGCCTGGCCGATCGCTACCATACGCATTGCGATCCCCGCCTCAACGCGGCGCAAAGCCTCGAACTGGCGTTCCTGCTGGCAGAGATGCTGAACGACGAACTGGCCGAGCGGCGCAAGCAGGCCGCCTGA
- a CDS encoding helix-turn-helix domain-containing protein — protein sequence MMTSAQMRAARALLGMDQRQLAQLSGVSLPTIRRMEASDGNVRGNVDSLVKVVDALSAAGVDLIGDGAPSPDGGRGVRLKPRKGANGS from the coding sequence ATGATGACGTCTGCCCAGATGCGCGCGGCTCGTGCCTTGCTCGGCATGGATCAGCGCCAGCTTGCCCAGCTCTCCGGGGTTTCGCTGCCGACGATCCGGCGCATGGAAGCCAGCGATGGCAATGTGCGCGGCAATGTCGACAGCCTCGTCAAGGTGGTGGACGCGCTCAGCGCGGCCGGGGTGGATCTCATCGGTGACGGCGCGCCGAGCCCCGATGGCGGTCGCGGCGTCCGGCTGAAGCCTCGCAAGGGAGCAAACGGATCATGA
- a CDS encoding SulP family inorganic anion transporter → MKPSVAAPSFAELFTPKLVTVLREGYDARGLKADAVAGLTVAIVALPLSMAIAIASGVGPERGLYTAIIGGFIVSMLGGSRFQIGGPAGAFIVLIAATVARHGVDGLLIATFLSGLMLMAAGWLRLGTFVKFIPYPVTVGFTAGIGIIILASQLKDLMGLTLAGPEPGELLPKLQALGAALPTVNAAALGLALAAIAIILACRKWRPHWPAYLIAVVATALLATLVNLPVETIGSRFGEIPRGLPAPGLPDLSLSRVVELLPTALSFTLLGAIESLLSAVVADSMSGRRHRSNCELVAQGAANCASALFGGMCVTGTIARTATNVRAGARGPVSGMLHAVFLLVFMLVAAPLASYIPLAALAGLLATVAWNMVERDHIATLVRASRGDALVLAVTFLLVVLEDLSLGILVGFSLGTLIFLNRMAQAVEVETGSPLVETDRADDERTGGRSGYEPAPIADQDIALCRISGAFFFGAAGAVSAMLDRLDEHPRAYVINMADVPMLDSTGAATMEAFARKAAQRGAALYIAGARPAVRRALLSHGIRPPHVHYRANMKDAIEAARLAKVSGEEETLH, encoded by the coding sequence ATGAAGCCCAGCGTGGCCGCCCCCAGCTTTGCGGAACTCTTCACGCCCAAGCTCGTCACCGTGCTGCGGGAAGGCTATGATGCGCGCGGCCTCAAAGCGGACGCGGTCGCGGGCCTGACGGTCGCCATCGTCGCCCTGCCGCTCTCCATGGCCATTGCTATCGCATCTGGTGTCGGCCCCGAGCGCGGCCTCTACACCGCGATCATCGGCGGGTTCATCGTCTCGATGCTGGGGGGCAGCCGTTTCCAGATCGGCGGCCCGGCGGGCGCCTTCATCGTTCTCATCGCCGCCACGGTCGCGCGGCATGGCGTGGACGGCCTGCTGATCGCGACCTTCCTGTCCGGCCTCATGCTCATGGCGGCGGGCTGGCTGCGGCTCGGCACGTTCGTGAAGTTCATACCTTATCCCGTGACGGTAGGCTTCACGGCCGGGATCGGCATCATCATCCTGGCCAGCCAGCTCAAGGACCTGATGGGCCTCACGCTCGCGGGACCGGAGCCCGGCGAACTGCTGCCCAAGCTGCAGGCACTGGGCGCGGCCCTGCCCACGGTGAACGCGGCGGCGCTCGGCCTTGCTCTGGCGGCCATCGCCATCATCCTCGCCTGCCGGAAATGGCGGCCGCACTGGCCGGCCTATCTCATCGCCGTGGTCGCAACCGCCCTGCTGGCCACGCTCGTGAACCTGCCGGTGGAAACCATCGGCTCCCGGTTCGGCGAAATCCCGCGCGGCCTGCCCGCGCCGGGATTGCCCGATCTTTCCCTGAGTCGCGTGGTGGAGCTTCTGCCGACGGCCCTGTCCTTCACGCTGCTGGGCGCGATCGAGAGCCTGCTCTCCGCCGTGGTGGCGGACAGCATGAGCGGGCGGCGGCACCGGTCCAATTGCGAGCTGGTGGCGCAGGGTGCGGCCAATTGCGCCAGTGCGCTGTTCGGCGGGATGTGCGTGACGGGCACGATCGCGCGCACGGCCACCAATGTCCGGGCAGGGGCGCGGGGCCCGGTGTCGGGCATGCTGCACGCGGTGTTCCTGCTCGTCTTCATGCTCGTCGCCGCCCCGCTCGCAAGCTACATTCCGCTTGCTGCCCTCGCCGGCCTGCTGGCGACGGTCGCTTGGAACATGGTCGAGCGCGATCATATCGCCACGCTCGTGCGCGCCTCGCGCGGGGATGCGCTGGTGCTGGCGGTCACTTTCCTGCTGGTGGTGCTCGAGGATCTCAGCCTCGGCATTCTCGTGGGCTTCAGTCTCGGTACGCTGATCTTCCTCAACCGCATGGCGCAGGCAGTGGAAGTGGAGACCGGCAGTCCCCTCGTGGAAACCGACCGCGCGGACGATGAACGGACCGGCGGGCGATCAGGCTATGAGCCCGCCCCGATCGCCGATCAGGACATCGCCCTTTGCCGCATCTCGGGCGCCTTCTTCTTCGGCGCGGCCGGCGCGGTCTCCGCCATGCTGGACCGGCTAGACGAGCATCCGCGTGCCTATGTCATCAACATGGCAGACGTGCCGATGCTCGATTCGACCGGCGCCGCGACCATGGAGGCCTTTGCGCGCAAGGCGGCTCAGCGCGGCGCGGCGCTCTACATCGCCGGTGCGCGCCCGGCCGTCCGCCGCGCTCTTCTGAGCCATGGCATCCGCCCGCCCCATGTCCACTATCGCGCGAACATGAAGGACGCCATCGAAGCGGCCCGACTGGCGAAAGTGAGCGGCGAAGAAGAAACGCTGCATTGA